The Fodinibius saliphilus genomic interval AAGCGATTAAGAACTACCGCGGTGTCGAGGAAGTGAAGTTCAACCAACAGCTGTTGCAAATGATTGAAGATCGCTTTAGGACATTTGCCACTGCTGGGGTAGGACTGGGGCTGTTAATCCTTTTAGCAGCTGTTGTACTCGTTTTCAATACGATCAGGCTTACTATATATGCCAAACGCGGACTTATTAAAGCGATGAAACTTGTAGGGGCTACTAATACCTTTATTCGTCGCCCATTTGTGGTAGAAGGAATTATGCAGGGAATAATAGCCGGTTTGCTTTCTATAGGGGTAATGTATATCTCTTTCCAATATGTTTTGCCCCACTATGTGCCCCAATTCGGAATATTGGAATGGCCCTTTGGACGATGGTACTATCTGTGTGGTGCTATGTTATTGTTGTCGATGTTTATGGGTTTTCTGGGAAGTCAATGGGCGGCAAGAAGGTTTATTAAGAAAACTTCCATTTCTGAGTAGAAACTCAAATTCTCTTTTTATCTAATTTCGGCCATCTTTGATATAGATTGCTTTGGATTGTCCCTGTCCGGTAGAGCGTTCTTCAATTTCAAATAGTCTAATTGCTTTCACCAGCTCTCCCAGTTTTTGGTAGCCATAATTACGGGGATCAAATTCCGGAGATTGTTTGGCGATATAACTGCCAACTTGTCCAAGGTGAGCCCACCCGCTTTCATCTGATGAAGCCTCAATAGCATTGCGTGTAAGGTTTACAAGCTTGGTATCTTGCTTTAACTCATTGGTAGACATTTGCTTGAAAGAACGATCAGTCTCTTTCTCTTCCTCACTACGTAAAACTTCGGTGTAAATAAATTTATCGCAGGCAGCAACAAATGGGTCCGGGGTTTTCTGTTCACCGAATCCATATACCGTTAAACCTGCTTCACGAATGCGTGCAGCCAGCTTTGTAAAATCACTGTCGCTGGAAACGATACAAAAACCATCAAATTGATCGGTATACAAAAGATCCATGGCATCAATAATCATAGCACTGTCGGTCGCATTTTTACCGGTAGTGTAACCAAATTGTTGGATAGGTTGTATGGAGTGATCCAGCAAATGCTCTTTCCAACCGCGTAATTTAGTAGATGTCCAATCCCCGTATATCCGTTTAACATTGGCAGTACCATATTTGGCAATTTCAGCCAGAAGTCCCTCAACAATAGCAGGTTGCGCATTATCTGCATCAATAAGTACGGCTAGCTTATCAGAAATATTGGATTCCATAAATTTGTAATAAAGCGAATGTTAGTTATTTTCTTATTGCTTTTCAGAATCTTAAGAGATTAAGGTACAATATTAGAAGCAAAGTCTTTAGGGTATTTTTATTAATGTATTTTTGCGCAGTCGGCGATATCAAAATATATGCAAGCAATGATTGTATGCTTCAGGTGTGTCTTTTCTAGAGCTAAATAGTTAAATCTTAATATTGAGTTAACACTAGGTTCCAAAATTTAAGATACCTTTGGACTCCGTAAGATTAGCATGCCAAACACATCATAACTCAATTCTTAAATTAACTTAAAATGGTTAAAAAGCTTTTAGCACTCGTTATATTCAGCGGATTGTTTATTGTCTCATGCGGTTCTGGTGGATCGGAAGGCAATAATGAAATTAAAATTGACGGTTCAAGCACAGTTTTCCCTATTACTGAGGCTGCTGCCGAGGAGTTCAGAAAAGAAGCACCCAATGTTCGGGTAACGGTAGGTGTTTCCGGAACTGGTGGTGGATTCCAAAAGTTCTTACGCGGGGATACAGATATTAATAATGCTTCTCGCGAAATAAAGCCGAGTGAAGTTAAAACAGCGAAAGAAAATGGTATTGAGTATTTACGCCTTTCTGTAGCATTTGACGGTCTTGCTGTAGTTGTTAATCCTGAAAACGATTGGGTTGACCATTTTACCGTCGAAGAATTAAAAACAATCTGGGAGCCGTCGGCACAGGGCGAAGTCACAAAATGGAGTGATATTCGTGATGAATGGCCGGATAAAGAACTACACCTCTTTGGTCCTGGTGTTGCTTCAGGAACCTATGACTATTTTACTGAAGCTATTGTAGGGGAGAGTGGTGCCAGTCGCGGTGACTTCACAGCCAGTGAGGATGACAATGTGCTTGTACAAGGCGTAAGTACGGATGATTCTGCTCTTGGGTTCTTTGGTCTTGCTTATTATGAAGAAAATATGGATAAGCTAAAGCTTGTACCTATTGAAAACGAAAACGGGAAAGTAGTAAAGCCTTCACTTAACACCGTTTCTAATAATACGTATTCACCATTATCCCGACCTCTTTTCATCTACGTTCGAAAAGAGGCTGCACAAGAAAAAAATGTTCAGAAATTTATCAACTTCTACTTGGACAAAGCGCCAACACTTTCCAAGCAGATTGGATATGTACCTATGCCAGATTCTGCTTACAAAGCACAGAAGGAAAAGTTCAAGAAATTCCATTCACAAGTAGATTCAACATCTTCAGCAAAATAGAATTACATATAAGGCTGCGGTTGTTTTGACGGCAGCCTTATCTTTTTAGCTCTAGCAGATAAATATGAGGTTAAAAGAAAAAATTATTGAAAAGATACTGGCGGCTTGTGCGCTGGTAACGGTGCTTACAACAGTGGGCATCATACTTATCTTAGCCATAGAGGCTTTTAGCTTTTTTGGAGAAGTATCCATTGTAGAATTTGCAACATCTACCCAGTGGACTCCACTATTCACACAAAAGAACTACGGTATACTTCCTTTATTGAGTGGTACAGCCTTAACAGCTTTTATTGCTATTGCAGTAGCATTACCCACGGGTATTATTATTGCAGTATATTTGAATGAGTATGCTCCCAAAAAGGTCAAGAAAGTTCTAAAACCGATGCTGGAAATCTTGGCTGTAGTGCCTACAGTAGTATATGGTTTCTTTGCGCTTATGATTGTTACTCCTATTCTACAATCATTTATTCCGGGACTTTCTGGGTTCAACGCCTTATCACCCGGTATAGTAATGGGGATAATGATTATTCCTTTTGTTTCTTCCTTAAGTGAAGACGCATTGAGTGCGGTTCCTGATTCTTTGCGGCAGGCCTCTTTTGGAATGGGATCTACGAAATTCCAGACTGCTTTTAAAGTGATGGTACCCGCAGCATCTTCCGGAATTATTGTTTCGGCTATATTAGCAATCTCTCGTGCTATAGGAGAGACCATGATTGTAGCTATTGCCGCAGGTAGTCAGCCCAGGTTCACATTTGATCCAATGGTTCCCATCCAAACTATTACCTCTTATATTGTTCAGATAAGTATGGGGGATGTACCTCACGGATCAATAGCCTACCAGACTATCTTTGCAGCAGGTATTACCCTCTTTGTGTTCACTTTTATACTCAATAATATTAGTTACTGGATTAAAGCCAGATACCAACAGAAATATGAATAGTACGGATACAAGTAAATTTAAAGATAAAGCATTCCGCATACTTGGCATTAGTACAACCGTTGCTTGTGTACTAATACTCGCTGTTTTTATCGGTTTTATTATCTACCAGGGAATAGATCGGTTAAGCTGGGAGTTTATGTCAAGTTTACCTTCTCGTTTTGCTGAGCAGTCGGGTATTTATACCGCATGGATTGGTACACTTTGGGTACTGATACTTACGACCATTATATCATTTCCGTTAGGTGTTGGTGCCGGTAT includes:
- a CDS encoding cell division protein FtsX codes for the protein MSLGYIIKEGMAGLNRARLAAFTSIFSLFIAVLLLGVLTRVSYNAYEVGQSLKRSIDVEVFLMDLDERTTRELSNKIDRSNLVQTVNYISKDSAATIFKQEFGAGGGSLAKLDFLPASFRVEIKPETEITKVDSLVQAIKNYRGVEEVKFNQQLLQMIEDRFRTFATAGVGLGLLILLAAVVLVFNTIRLTIYAKRGLIKAMKLVGATNTFIRRPFVVEGIMQGIIAGLLSIGVMYISFQYVLPHYVPQFGILEWPFGRWYYLCGAMLLLSMFMGFLGSQWAARRFIKKTSISE
- a CDS encoding NYN domain-containing protein, translated to MESNISDKLAVLIDADNAQPAIVEGLLAEIAKYGTANVKRIYGDWTSTKLRGWKEHLLDHSIQPIQQFGYTTGKNATDSAMIIDAMDLLYTDQFDGFCIVSSDSDFTKLAARIREAGLTVYGFGEQKTPDPFVAACDKFIYTEVLRSEEEKETDRSFKQMSTNELKQDTKLVNLTRNAIEASSDESGWAHLGQVGSYIAKQSPEFDPRNYGYQKLGELVKAIRLFEIEERSTGQGQSKAIYIKDGRN
- the pstC gene encoding phosphate ABC transporter permease subunit PstC, whose protein sequence is MRLKEKIIEKILAACALVTVLTTVGIILILAIEAFSFFGEVSIVEFATSTQWTPLFTQKNYGILPLLSGTALTAFIAIAVALPTGIIIAVYLNEYAPKKVKKVLKPMLEILAVVPTVVYGFFALMIVTPILQSFIPGLSGFNALSPGIVMGIMIIPFVSSLSEDALSAVPDSLRQASFGMGSTKFQTAFKVMVPAASSGIIVSAILAISRAIGETMIVAIAAGSQPRFTFDPMVPIQTITSYIVQISMGDVPHGSIAYQTIFAAGITLFVFTFILNNISYWIKARYQQKYE
- a CDS encoding PstS family phosphate ABC transporter substrate-binding protein, with protein sequence MVKKLLALVIFSGLFIVSCGSGGSEGNNEIKIDGSSTVFPITEAAAEEFRKEAPNVRVTVGVSGTGGGFQKFLRGDTDINNASREIKPSEVKTAKENGIEYLRLSVAFDGLAVVVNPENDWVDHFTVEELKTIWEPSAQGEVTKWSDIRDEWPDKELHLFGPGVASGTYDYFTEAIVGESGASRGDFTASEDDNVLVQGVSTDDSALGFFGLAYYEENMDKLKLVPIENENGKVVKPSLNTVSNNTYSPLSRPLFIYVRKEAAQEKNVQKFINFYLDKAPTLSKQIGYVPMPDSAYKAQKEKFKKFHSQVDSTSSAK